One genomic window of Triplophysa rosa linkage group LG11, Trosa_1v2, whole genome shotgun sequence includes the following:
- the LOC130561808 gene encoding RING finger protein 222, whose amino-acid sequence MDDDAQDSECPVCYENLSDSVRTLSCGHRFCHDCLVRTLLNANLNRSIQRDNIICPVCRHLTFIAKLHGFTASVAEAKNTGKTLEVPPVSTTVLSRNAGRSRGLGCICACLRNITCRLCRRRLICPKDSSVVFIISEAGRPMEESDVIDIGTTSATQHSYSRGPRFCTVSCCLLILMITFTLLALVAATLPWVLLA is encoded by the coding sequence ATGGATGACGACGCTCAGGACAGCGAGTGCCCGGTCTGTTACgagaatctgtcagacagtgTCAGGACGCTCAGCTGCGGGCACCGTTTCTGCCATGACTGCCTCGTACGAACCCTGCTGAATGCCAACCTGAACAGATCTATTCAACGGGACAATATCATCTGTCCGGTCTGTAGACACCTTACATTCATCGCGAAGCTCCACGGATTCACAGCTTCAGTTGCCGAAGCCAAAAACACTGGGAAGACTTTAGAGGTGCCACCTGTGTCCACCACTGTGTTGTCTAGGAACGCTGGGAGGTCACGAGGTTTGGGCTGTATCTGCGCGTGTCTAAGGAACATCACATGCAGACTGTGTAGAAGAAGGCTCATCTGCCCTAAAGactcttctgttgtgttcatcATAAGTGAGGCTGGTCGACCCATGGAAGAGAGTGACGTTATAGACATTGGAACAACATCAGCCACGCAACACAGCTACAGCCGTGGACCCAGATTTTGCACAGTCTCCTGTTGTCTTCTCATCTTAATGATCACGTTCACCTTACTGGCTTTGGTGGCCGCCACGCTTCCATGGGTTCTGTTAGCTTGA